The following coding sequences are from one Selenomonas sputigena ATCC 35185 window:
- a CDS encoding HAD-IC family P-type ATPase, translating to MDEKSAAPEETERIKKDVRSSLLIVLPLTLLAFAFSPGLLAASTFGIDLGPLSPEEAPLLFAGIELSLALAMLLACKSILVRGVRLLFKSPCADSLIAVSAISAVIASLLLMVQMMLTGEALFHQLLFTPLGLFLTFTLGGKYLEVRLAARKLSLDEDEGVVPPGAEEMMAEHEAERRRREEEERRKKESEARYRELEALRAEERRLAELEARRARGEVLPAEEDEPAASDAPRQEEAAKTPEHTPLLAVTDNAALRFLAFGLLLAIADAALWQAMGLDLLQTAIFFFSVLFFACPAALFFASSFTLPEALKKCRAQKILVKNAGVFGTLKHISAIALSKSGGITEGRPFLATIVGEGLSDSAILGLAASAENGVSHPLARVLVASAVSRGARLMRVSATSSIPGKGVEALINGRAVRLGKREWLEEEGVAISNSLLTQGDQFASRGKIVIYLATGKIAKGLLVFSDEARSDMPRTIRLLESLGVQTVMMTGDCRTAAKRTAKDAGISVYRADLAPADKAKEVQMLQAHGHSVALLAAKKEDAEAASMADVVLAMQTGESEIAPDILIASGDPSHIPQLITLSRKTVRTVRLALTLAFLAAVLAAVLLHASLFFLGDLRFLPLLSVLSMLAGIVAATLVPLGLKSFKFAPHTLDY from the coding sequence ATGGATGAAAAGTCTGCAGCACCAGAGGAGACGGAACGCATCAAAAAGGACGTGCGCTCCTCCCTCCTCATCGTCCTGCCCCTGACGCTTCTGGCATTCGCCTTTTCGCCGGGACTGCTCGCAGCCTCCACATTTGGCATAGACCTAGGACCGCTCTCTCCCGAGGAGGCGCCGCTCCTCTTTGCAGGAATCGAGCTCTCCCTCGCGCTCGCCATGCTGCTCGCGTGCAAATCCATCCTCGTGCGCGGCGTCCGCCTGCTCTTCAAATCGCCGTGCGCCGATTCACTCATCGCCGTCAGCGCCATCTCCGCCGTCATCGCGAGCCTCCTCCTCATGGTGCAGATGATGCTGACGGGAGAAGCGCTCTTTCACCAGCTTCTCTTCACGCCGCTCGGCCTCTTCCTGACCTTCACGCTCGGCGGCAAATACCTCGAAGTGCGCCTCGCCGCGCGGAAGCTCTCGCTCGACGAGGACGAGGGCGTCGTGCCGCCGGGCGCAGAGGAGATGATGGCGGAGCATGAAGCCGAGCGCCGAAGGCGCGAGGAGGAGGAACGGCGAAAGAAGGAGTCCGAGGCGCGCTACCGCGAACTCGAAGCGCTGCGCGCCGAGGAGCGCCGCCTCGCCGAACTCGAAGCGAGGCGTGCGCGAGGCGAGGTGCTGCCCGCAGAGGAAGATGAGCCTGCCGCAAGCGACGCGCCCAGGCAGGAGGAAGCGGCGAAGACGCCCGAGCACACGCCGCTGCTCGCTGTCACGGACAATGCCGCCCTGCGCTTTCTCGCCTTCGGTCTGCTGCTCGCCATCGCCGATGCTGCCCTCTGGCAGGCCATGGGACTCGATCTTCTGCAGACGGCGATCTTCTTCTTCTCCGTGCTCTTCTTCGCTTGCCCTGCCGCACTCTTCTTCGCCTCCTCGTTCACCCTGCCTGAAGCGCTGAAAAAGTGCCGCGCACAGAAGATCCTCGTGAAGAACGCCGGCGTCTTCGGCACGCTCAAGCACATCAGCGCCATCGCGCTCTCGAAGAGCGGCGGCATCACCGAAGGCAGGCCGTTCCTCGCGACCATCGTCGGCGAGGGGCTTTCCGACAGTGCGATCTTGGGACTCGCCGCGAGCGCGGAAAACGGCGTCTCCCATCCGCTCGCACGCGTCCTCGTCGCCAGCGCTGTCAGTCGGGGCGCTCGCCTCATGCGCGTTTCGGCAACGAGCAGCATCCCCGGCAAAGGCGTCGAGGCGCTGATCAACGGCAGAGCCGTGCGCCTCGGCAAGCGCGAATGGCTCGAAGAAGAAGGCGTTGCCATCAGCAATTCCCTCTTGACGCAGGGCGACCAATTCGCCTCGCGCGGCAAGATCGTCATCTATCTCGCCACGGGCAAGATCGCCAAGGGTCTCCTCGTCTTCTCCGACGAGGCACGAAGCGACATGCCGCGCACGATCCGCCTGCTGGAATCTCTGGGCGTCCAGACCGTGATGATGACGGGCGACTGCCGCACTGCGGCAAAGCGCACGGCAAAGGATGCCGGCATCTCCGTCTACCGCGCCGATCTTGCGCCCGCCGACAAGGCAAAGGAGGTGCAGATGCTTCAGGCGCACGGTCACTCTGTCGCCCTGCTCGCCGCCAAAAAGGAGGACGCGGAGGCAGCCTCGATGGCTGACGTCGTGCTCGCCATGCAGACGGGCGAGAGCGAGATCGCACCCGACATCCTCATCGCCTCAGGAGATCCCTCGCACATTCCCCAGCTCATCACTCTTTCAAGGAAGACCGTCCGCACCGTGCGCCTCGCGCTCACTCTCGCCTTCCTCGCCGCCGTCCTGGCGGCCGTCCTGCTGCATGCCTCGCTCTTCTTCCTCGGCGACCTGCGCTTTTTGCCGCTGCTCTCCGTCCTCTCCATGCTCGCGGGCATCGTCGCAGCGACGCTCGTCCCGCTCGGACTCAAGAGCTTCAAATTCGCGCCGCACACGCTCGACTACTGA
- a CDS encoding cytochrome ubiquinol oxidase subunit I — protein sequence MSTAVLSQWQFAITSTYHFLFVPLTLGLTFFLALLETCHVRTKDAQWKKESRKLLQFFSTVFLINFAMGVVTGIVQEFHFGMNWSEYARFMGDIFGAPLALEALSAFFLESTFLGIWIFGWDKLSPKLHCVTMWLVAIGGNLSALWIIVANSFMQHPTGYAIEGGRAVMTDFGALLSNHYVIGEITHTFFAGMSTAGVLLAAITAYKILQGGPAADLFQKAMKGILAFTLIGLLGVAGAGHMHAQYLKEVQPMKLSAMEALWETEDPAPFAAFAIINEDKMQNDFEITIPAMFSFMVYNKPAGEIKGIRDLQEEAVQMYGSDNYVPNVTALFWAFRIMVGAGGLMILITGAALLLAMRGKLADKRCMLKVLLYSLPLPFIANSVGWFVTESGRQPWIVVGLQKTVDAVSPNLTATDIWLTIIGFTLIYLVLIVFALGVAIRFIKTSPSPERGAA from the coding sequence ATGAGCACGGCTGTCCTATCACAATGGCAGTTTGCCATCACCTCGACGTATCATTTTCTCTTCGTCCCGCTGACGCTGGGGCTGACATTCTTCCTGGCACTTCTCGAAACCTGTCATGTCCGCACGAAGGACGCGCAGTGGAAGAAGGAAAGCCGCAAGCTGCTGCAATTCTTCAGCACGGTCTTCCTCATCAACTTCGCCATGGGTGTCGTCACGGGCATCGTACAGGAGTTCCACTTCGGCATGAACTGGTCGGAGTACGCGCGCTTCATGGGCGACATCTTCGGTGCGCCGCTCGCCTTGGAGGCACTCTCCGCCTTCTTCCTTGAGTCGACGTTCCTCGGCATCTGGATCTTCGGCTGGGATAAATTGTCACCGAAACTTCACTGCGTGACGATGTGGCTCGTCGCCATCGGCGGCAACCTCTCGGCGCTCTGGATCATCGTCGCCAACTCCTTCATGCAGCATCCGACAGGCTATGCCATCGAAGGCGGCCGCGCCGTCATGACGGACTTCGGCGCTCTCCTCTCGAATCACTACGTCATCGGCGAGATCACGCATACGTTCTTCGCGGGCATGTCGACGGCGGGCGTCCTGCTCGCAGCGATCACCGCCTATAAGATCCTGCAGGGAGGCCCTGCCGCCGACCTCTTCCAGAAAGCCATGAAGGGCATCCTCGCCTTCACGCTCATCGGCCTTCTTGGCGTCGCGGGCGCCGGCCACATGCACGCCCAGTACCTGAAGGAAGTCCAGCCCATGAAGCTCTCCGCCATGGAGGCTCTGTGGGAGACGGAAGATCCCGCACCGTTCGCCGCCTTCGCCATCATCAACGAGGACAAGATGCAGAACGACTTCGAGATCACGATTCCTGCGATGTTCTCCTTCATGGTCTACAATAAGCCTGCCGGCGAAATCAAGGGCATCCGCGACCTGCAGGAAGAAGCCGTCCAAATGTACGGCTCGGATAACTACGTGCCGAACGTCACGGCGCTCTTCTGGGCGTTCCGCATCATGGTCGGCGCGGGCGGCCTCATGATTCTCATCACGGGCGCAGCGCTCCTCCTCGCGATGCGCGGCAAGCTCGCGGACAAGCGCTGCATGCTCAAGGTGCTGCTCTACAGTCTGCCGCTTCCCTTCATCGCCAACTCCGTCGGCTGGTTCGTGACCGAATCGGGACGTCAGCCTTGGATCGTCGTCGGCCTGCAGAAGACGGTCGACGCCGTCTCCCCGAACCTCACTGCAACGGATATATGGCTGACGATCATCGGCTTCACGCTCATCTATCTCGTGCTCATCGTCTTCGCCCTCGGCGTTGCGATCCGCTTCATCAAGACCAGTCCTTCGCCGGAAAGGGGTGCAGCATAA
- the cydB gene encoding cytochrome d ubiquinol oxidase subunit II: MDLNILWFVLIVVLFTGFFFLEGFDYGVGMLLPFVGKTDEERRITLRTILPVWDGNEVWMITAGGASFAAFPHLYATMFSTFYLALFLMLVALILRGVAFELRGHKDSAVWRSGWDKCIVFGSVVPAFLWGVAVTDLIAGLAIDANMTYTGGFFGLLSPYSIVGGLAFVFVFAFHGAAFLTMRLADRHLIMRVQDVAKKAGALAVVFFVLCMGLTYVYTDLYANPFAAGALVLAAVVFLASYANVINKASTKGFVCSGLAVALTVVAFFLGLFPRLMVSSLSPEYSLTIYNASSTPYTLSIMTIAAGCLVPIILCYQIWTYYIFRKRVTAADANHHGY; encoded by the coding sequence ATGGATTTGAACATCTTATGGTTTGTCCTGATCGTCGTGCTCTTCACGGGCTTCTTCTTCCTTGAGGGCTTCGACTACGGCGTCGGCATGCTGCTGCCCTTCGTCGGCAAGACCGACGAGGAGCGCCGCATCACGCTGCGCACGATCCTGCCCGTATGGGACGGCAACGAAGTCTGGATGATCACGGCGGGCGGCGCGAGCTTCGCGGCCTTCCCGCACCTTTACGCGACGATGTTCAGCACGTTCTACCTCGCGCTCTTCTTGATGCTCGTCGCGCTCATCCTGCGCGGCGTCGCCTTCGAACTGCGCGGTCACAAGGACTCCGCCGTCTGGCGCAGCGGCTGGGACAAGTGCATCGTCTTCGGCAGCGTCGTTCCCGCCTTCCTCTGGGGCGTCGCCGTGACCGACCTCATCGCAGGCCTTGCCATCGACGCGAACATGACGTACACGGGCGGCTTCTTCGGTCTGCTCTCGCCCTATTCCATCGTCGGCGGCCTCGCCTTCGTCTTCGTCTTCGCCTTCCACGGCGCGGCATTTTTGACGATGCGCCTCGCCGACCGCCACCTCATCATGCGCGTGCAGGACGTGGCGAAAAAGGCCGGCGCTCTCGCCGTCGTCTTCTTCGTCCTCTGCATGGGACTCACCTACGTCTATACCGACCTCTACGCGAATCCCTTCGCTGCGGGCGCTCTCGTCCTCGCCGCCGTCGTCTTCCTCGCTTCCTATGCGAATGTGATCAACAAGGCCTCGACGAAGGGCTTCGTCTGCAGCGGCCTCGCCGTCGCCCTGACGGTCGTCGCCTTCTTCCTCGGGCTCTTCCCGCGCCTCATGGTGTCGAGCCTTTCGCCCGAGTACAGCCTGACGATCTACAATGCGTCCTCGACGCCCTACACGCTGTCGATCATGACGATCGCTGCCGGCTGCCTCGTCCCGATCATACTCTGCTATCAGATCTGGACGTACTACATCTTCCGCAAGCGCGTGACGGCTGCCGACGCCAACCACCACGGCTATTGA
- the cydD gene encoding thiol reductant ABC exporter subunit CydD, which produces MKNSLLFLTLKEKKHIVLCRALLEALSGVSVIAAAWQTASVVNKVFLHGAGMHETASDFLVLFLCVLGAALLRLPKSSLEDRLSEHMRLFCRKTLHRALLAEGRDTHGVLTLALERVDALEPWFHTVVPTAISFAVLVPFILAVSAVFDPLSALLFLATLPIAPFLLMLIGKATRRASERQWSKMEALTAGFGEMIRAAMTLKLFRRTESEGAHLRASSRSFSEASLAVLRLAFVSSFALELITTLSIALIAVSIGLRLIDGQIGFPTAFFVLILAPLFYQPLREGGIAFHAAMDAHTAAKALEPWLAAPLDSEDGRSDQILVPPRLLAEKLSYRYPLTQEAVLQGLDLNFRAGKKTALIGASGAGKTTLLNLLAGLLTPTEGTIVLQDGAGDGKSYDLAHLSPASRRALITYVPQETHVFNATLAENISLWQDGATKSALSAALEQAALGGFLAALPHGLATPLGAGGHPLSAGERRRLGLARAFFQARPLVILDEITAGLDEETEKAVLAALDDFSRRRTLILASHRPALIAWADHIIDIGGDAE; this is translated from the coding sequence ATGAAGAACAGTCTGCTCTTCCTCACGCTCAAGGAAAAAAAGCATATCGTCCTCTGCCGCGCCTTGCTCGAAGCGCTCTCGGGCGTCTCCGTCATCGCCGCGGCATGGCAGACGGCTTCCGTCGTCAACAAGGTCTTCCTCCATGGCGCGGGAATGCACGAAACAGCATCAGATTTTCTGGTGCTGTTTTTGTGCGTCCTGGGCGCGGCTCTCCTGCGTCTGCCCAAAAGCAGCCTGGAAGACCGTCTGTCCGAGCACATGCGCCTCTTCTGCCGCAAGACGCTGCATCGTGCGCTTCTTGCCGAGGGGCGCGATACGCACGGCGTCCTGACCCTGGCGTTAGAACGCGTGGATGCACTTGAGCCGTGGTTTCATACCGTCGTTCCGACGGCCATATCGTTCGCCGTGCTCGTGCCCTTCATCCTCGCAGTCAGCGCCGTCTTCGATCCGCTCTCGGCATTGCTCTTTCTTGCGACGCTCCCCATCGCGCCCTTCTTGCTCATGCTCATCGGCAAGGCGACGCGTCGCGCGAGCGAGCGCCAGTGGTCGAAGATGGAGGCTCTGACCGCGGGCTTCGGCGAGATGATCCGCGCGGCGATGACCTTGAAACTCTTTCGCCGCACGGAATCTGAAGGTGCACATCTAAGGGCAAGCAGCCGCTCCTTTTCCGAAGCATCGCTCGCCGTCCTGCGCCTCGCCTTCGTCTCCTCCTTCGCGCTCGAACTCATCACGACGCTCTCGATCGCACTGATTGCCGTATCGATCGGCCTCAGGCTCATCGACGGACAGATCGGCTTTCCTACGGCATTCTTCGTGCTGATTCTCGCGCCGCTCTTCTACCAGCCGCTCAGAGAAGGCGGCATCGCCTTTCACGCCGCCATGGACGCGCACACGGCAGCAAAGGCGCTTGAGCCGTGGCTCGCCGCTCCCCTCGACAGCGAAGACGGCAGGAGCGATCAGATTCTCGTGCCGCCGCGCCTCCTTGCCGAAAAACTTTCCTATCGCTATCCGCTGACGCAAGAAGCCGTCCTCCAAGGACTCGATCTCAACTTTCGCGCGGGCAAGAAGACCGCGCTCATCGGCGCGAGCGGTGCGGGCAAGACGACCCTGCTCAATCTTCTCGCCGGTCTTCTCACGCCGACCGAAGGAACGATCGTCCTGCAGGACGGCGCAGGCGACGGAAAGTCTTACGACCTCGCGCATCTTTCGCCTGCCTCGCGCCGCGCGCTCATCACCTATGTGCCGCAGGAAACGCATGTATTCAACGCGACGCTCGCCGAAAACATCAGCCTGTGGCAGGATGGCGCGACGAAAAGCGCCCTGAGCGCTGCCCTTGAGCAGGCGGCGCTCGGCGGCTTCCTGGCAGCACTTCCCCACGGGCTTGCCACGCCGCTCGGCGCGGGCGGACATCCGCTGTCCGCCGGCGAGAGGAGACGTCTCGGCCTTGCGCGCGCCTTCTTCCAAGCTCGCCCCCTCGTCATCCTCGACGAAATCACGGCAGGGCTCGACGAGGAGACGGAAAAGGCGGTTCTCGCCGCCCTCGACGATTTCTCTCGCCGCCGCACCTTGATCCTCGCCTCGCATCGTCCCGCGCTCATCGCTTGGGCCGATCATATCATCGACATAGGAGGTGACGCCGAATGA
- a CDS encoding ATP-binding cassette domain-containing protein: protein MTEILHLMRLASPAKGLPALLAAFFAALSGIALIGAAAWIIASAALAPPLSALTLGITCVRAAGVARAVFRYLDRLLSHRLAFACYEKLQLLTYRQAAEKLPLKEGTMREGEFLHDLLTGCETLRNFYLRTVPPPLLAGLVAFFTAVALLPLSTLAALLVAALYLLHLALPLLLKEESLREESAAYRDTLLDLIDGRTELHQAGALPHARQMLDDAAKTFQEKQSEKRQKRERLFTLLDASRVSLWVGLLLLLLPHAQAGEISGIEYAVWALALEAALAEYRALPAAVLGASAARQAAQNILPSKGQTQPEAAPMKEMATRKPPMPALPAADSAVPFLEARNISFAYQAGLPVLENLTFCIRRGEHTAIIGESGAGKTTLASLLLRLWDVDSGTIFYSGVSHTSLTADAVRSLFGVSLQGSYLFSASVRDNFLRLHESITEDTMWQSLETAQLADVVRSLPQGLDEPLGENASRLSGGQRSRLLTALALAADAPLLLLDEPTAGLDAARGAKLIAAVLETLDKRGGTLIVITHDLPLLSRMKQVISL, encoded by the coding sequence ATGACGGAAATCCTGCATCTCATGCGCCTCGCTTCTCCTGCCAAAGGACTGCCCGCGCTTCTCGCGGCATTCTTCGCCGCCCTCTCGGGTATCGCGCTCATCGGCGCCGCCGCGTGGATCATCGCGAGCGCCGCACTCGCGCCGCCTCTCTCGGCGCTGACGCTCGGCATCACCTGCGTGCGTGCCGCAGGCGTCGCGCGCGCCGTCTTCCGCTACCTCGACCGCCTTCTCTCGCACCGTCTCGCCTTCGCCTGCTACGAAAAGCTGCAGCTTCTGACCTACCGTCAAGCGGCAGAAAAGCTGCCGCTCAAGGAGGGCACAATGCGCGAGGGCGAATTCCTGCACGACCTTCTGACGGGCTGCGAGACGCTGCGAAACTTCTACCTGCGCACCGTGCCGCCGCCGCTCCTCGCGGGACTCGTCGCGTTCTTCACCGCTGTCGCGCTCCTGCCTCTTTCCACACTCGCAGCGCTCCTCGTCGCGGCGCTTTACCTGCTGCACCTCGCCCTGCCCCTCTTGCTCAAGGAGGAAAGCCTGCGCGAGGAAAGCGCCGCCTATCGGGACACGCTCCTCGATCTCATCGACGGGCGCACCGAACTTCATCAGGCGGGCGCACTTCCCCATGCCCGGCAGATGCTCGACGACGCTGCCAAAACCTTTCAGGAAAAGCAGTCGGAAAAGCGCCAAAAGCGCGAGCGCCTGTTCACGCTGCTCGACGCCTCGCGCGTCAGTCTCTGGGTTGGGCTGCTGCTGCTCCTCCTGCCTCATGCGCAGGCCGGCGAGATCAGCGGCATCGAATATGCCGTCTGGGCGCTCGCCCTTGAGGCCGCCCTCGCCGAATACCGCGCTCTTCCCGCCGCCGTTCTCGGCGCCTCGGCCGCCCGACAAGCGGCACAGAATATCCTGCCCTCGAAAGGCCAGACGCAGCCGGAAGCAGCTCCAATGAAAGAAATGGCGACAAGAAAGCCGCCCATGCCGGCGCTTCCCGCCGCCGACAGCGCCGTCCCCTTCTTGGAAGCACGAAACATCAGCTTCGCCTATCAAGCGGGACTGCCCGTCCTCGAAAACCTCACCTTCTGCATCCGACGCGGCGAGCACACGGCGATCATCGGCGAGAGCGGCGCGGGCAAGACGACGCTCGCGAGCCTTCTCCTGCGCCTCTGGGACGTCGACAGCGGCACGATTTTCTACAGCGGCGTATCCCATACTTCTCTGACGGCGGACGCAGTGCGCTCCCTCTTCGGCGTCTCCTTGCAGGGCAGCTATCTCTTCAGCGCGTCGGTGCGCGACAACTTCCTGCGTCTGCACGAAAGCATCACGGAAGATACGATGTGGCAATCGCTCGAAACGGCACAGCTCGCCGACGTCGTGCGCTCCCTGCCGCAAGGACTCGACGAACCGCTCGGCGAAAACGCCTCGCGCCTATCAGGCGGCCAGAGAAGCCGTCTCTTAACGGCGCTGGCGCTCGCCGCAGACGCTCCCCTGCTGCTGCTCGACGAGCCGACGGCAGGCCTCGACGCCGCACGCGGCGCAAAACTCATCGCCGCCGTACTCGAAACCCTCGACAAAAGGGGCGGCACGCTGATCGTCATCACCCACGACCTGCCGCTCCTCAGCCGCATGAAACAGGTTATTTCGCTCTGA
- the sstT gene encoding serine/threonine transporter SstT, translated as MFSSIGRKYQETALIKLIAIGLVLGIIVAVALPQVVPAISILGDLFVKALKGVAPVLVFVLVMNAMAQKNADASASMRPIVRLYIISTFLASMVAVSYSFLFPTTLHLAVASSEVSPPSGIVEVLHNLILSVVDNPLHAIVTANYIGILAWAVLAGVALHSANDSTKETIADLAKAVTKIVQWVIRFAPFGIFGLVANAIGESGIEALIGYAQLLAVLLAAFFSVALIMNPLIVFLHIRRNPFPLVWTTLRESGIYAFFTRSSAANIPVNLSLCKRLGLSEDTYSLSIPLGATINMSGAAITIAVLSLAAAHTLGIEVDMPTALLLCVISTVGACGASGVAGGSLLLIPVACASFGIHNDVAMQVVGVGFIIGVLQDSCETALNSSSDVLFTATAEFAERAKEGTLESADLVPRHEG; from the coding sequence TTGTTCAGTTCCATCGGCAGAAAGTATCAGGAAACTGCCTTGATCAAGCTCATCGCCATCGGACTCGTCCTCGGCATCATCGTCGCCGTTGCCTTGCCGCAGGTCGTTCCTGCGATCTCCATCCTCGGCGACCTCTTCGTAAAGGCGCTCAAGGGCGTCGCTCCCGTTCTCGTCTTCGTACTCGTCATGAATGCCATGGCGCAGAAGAACGCGGACGCCAGCGCTTCCATGCGCCCCATCGTGCGCCTCTACATCATCAGCACCTTCCTCGCCTCGATGGTCGCCGTCAGCTACTCGTTTCTCTTCCCGACGACGCTCCATCTCGCCGTCGCCTCATCTGAGGTGTCTCCGCCGAGCGGCATCGTCGAAGTTCTGCACAACCTCATCCTGAGCGTCGTCGACAACCCGCTGCACGCCATCGTGACGGCGAACTACATCGGTATCCTCGCATGGGCTGTGCTCGCGGGCGTCGCACTTCATTCAGCGAACGACTCGACAAAGGAAACGATCGCCGACCTCGCCAAAGCTGTGACGAAAATCGTGCAGTGGGTCATCCGCTTCGCTCCCTTCGGCATCTTCGGCCTCGTCGCGAATGCCATCGGCGAAAGCGGCATCGAAGCGCTCATCGGCTACGCGCAGCTCCTCGCCGTTCTCCTCGCGGCGTTCTTCTCCGTCGCGCTCATCATGAACCCGCTCATCGTCTTCTTGCACATCCGCCGCAACCCCTTCCCTCTCGTCTGGACGACGCTCCGGGAAAGCGGCATCTACGCCTTCTTCACGCGCAGTTCTGCGGCGAACATCCCCGTGAACCTCTCGCTGTGCAAGCGCCTCGGACTGTCGGAGGACACCTATTCGCTCTCCATCCCGCTCGGCGCGACGATCAATATGAGCGGCGCCGCCATCACGATCGCCGTCCTCTCGCTCGCCGCCGCACACACGCTCGGCATCGAGGTTGACATGCCGACGGCGCTTCTCCTCTGCGTCATCTCGACCGTCGGCGCCTGCGGCGCCTCGGGCGTTGCCGGAGGCTCGCTGCTCCTCATCCCCGTCGCCTGCGCGAGCTTCGGTATCCACAACGATGTCGCCATGCAGGTCGTCGGCGTCGGCTTCATCATCGGCGTACTGCAGGACTCGTGCGAAACGGCTCTGAACAGCTCCAGCGACGTCCTCTTCACCGCCACAGCCGAATTTGCCGAACGCGCCAAGGAAGGCACTCTCGAATCTGCCGACCTCGTACCGCGTCACGAAGGCTGA
- a CDS encoding S-layer homology domain-containing protein, with translation MKKTLTAALTTALVVGAASTTFAAANPFSDVPADHWAYDAVAELADEGVIEGYGDGTYRGQNEITRYEMAQMVAKAMAKEDQVNAQQKAMIDRLAAEFSEELNNLGVRVSNLESRIDNVKWTGELQYTYERQKAEDAADADTTNELVFRLEPEATVNDHWKVKARLDATWDAKEDKGDSGSVELKRAYVEGNYGTTVIRAGKMPILTEQGMLIDDDLAGASVTFGEGTKFAGTLFAGRWDLEDAEGVKDSVQDARRNLWFHGSATADVQMVNLKWMPSEKFDIAAEYVRIHQKAVLNTAFEMHDASDIWGVGATWKPVDTVYLSGGYWKNTSDEGKAYLAGRDGMKAYNIELGYKGAEPENARTFGLYAAYRYVGGAVAFAPTFDGAPWNTKGWEVGGQYTFAKNVVGSMIYFNGKDLAKRNQDGVNKFFTRLEYFF, from the coding sequence ATGAAGAAGACACTTACAGCAGCGCTTACGACAGCGCTCGTCGTCGGCGCGGCCTCGACGACGTTCGCGGCAGCGAATCCGTTCAGTGATGTACCTGCCGACCATTGGGCGTATGATGCTGTTGCCGAATTGGCGGATGAAGGTGTCATTGAAGGCTATGGTGACGGTACGTATCGTGGTCAGAATGAGATCACGCGCTATGAGATGGCACAGATGGTCGCAAAGGCCATGGCGAAAGAGGATCAGGTCAATGCGCAGCAGAAGGCCATGATCGATCGTCTTGCCGCTGAATTCAGTGAGGAGCTCAACAATCTCGGCGTTCGCGTCTCGAATCTCGAAAGCCGCATTGACAACGTCAAGTGGACGGGCGAACTGCAGTACACCTACGAGCGTCAGAAGGCAGAGGACGCGGCTGACGCAGATACGACCAATGAGCTGGTGTTTCGCCTTGAGCCGGAGGCCACGGTCAACGACCATTGGAAGGTCAAGGCTCGTCTCGATGCGACGTGGGATGCGAAAGAGGACAAGGGTGATTCTGGATCTGTCGAACTCAAGCGCGCCTATGTCGAGGGAAATTACGGAACGACGGTGATCCGTGCTGGCAAGATGCCTATTCTCACGGAGCAGGGAATGTTGATTGATGATGACTTGGCGGGTGCGTCCGTGACCTTCGGTGAGGGAACGAAATTCGCAGGCACATTGTTTGCTGGTCGTTGGGATTTGGAAGATGCTGAAGGCGTGAAGGATAGTGTTCAGGATGCCCGAAGAAATCTGTGGTTTCATGGGAGTGCGACTGCAGACGTGCAGATGGTGAACCTCAAATGGATGCCCTCTGAGAAATTCGATATCGCGGCAGAGTATGTGCGCATTCATCAGAAAGCGGTTCTGAATACTGCTTTTGAGATGCACGATGCCAGCGACATTTGGGGAGTTGGCGCGACGTGGAAGCCGGTTGACACGGTATACCTCTCCGGTGGATATTGGAAGAATACCAGCGATGAAGGAAAAGCATATCTTGCCGGAAGGGATGGCATGAAAGCTTATAATATCGAGCTTGGCTACAAGGGCGCAGAGCCAGAAAATGCCCGTACCTTCGGTCTCTATGCAGCTTATCGCTATGTTGGCGGTGCTGTGGCATTTGCGCCGACGTTCGATGGGGCGCCTTGGAATACTAAGGGCTGGGAAGTTGGCGGTCAGTATACGTTCGCCAAGAATGTTGTCGGCTCGATGATTTACTTCAATGGTAAGGACTTGGCGAAGAGAAATCAGGATGGTGTGAACAAGTTCTTCACGCGCCTCGAATACTTCTTCTAA